The following proteins come from a genomic window of Pseudomonas hygromyciniae:
- a CDS encoding fimbrial biogenesis chaperone: protein MQSWVTRENDDGTLPVPFAVVQPLVRLDAQQHHLLRILYAGEGLPGDVESMFLLNVMEIPLKPEAADSVQFAVRQRLKLFYRPPGLVGSSSEAVQQLVWSRADEQSVTVTNPTAFHLSLVDVQSDSGGQVQALDDYILLKPGERKVFTTKAPISAGSQINFTEITDIGLQARHRAALK from the coding sequence GTGCAAAGCTGGGTCACTCGCGAGAACGATGACGGGACCCTGCCGGTGCCCTTCGCCGTGGTTCAGCCGCTGGTTCGCCTGGATGCTCAACAGCACCACCTGCTGCGCATTCTGTACGCCGGCGAAGGCTTGCCCGGCGACGTGGAATCGATGTTCCTGCTCAACGTCATGGAAATCCCGCTGAAACCGGAAGCCGCCGACAGCGTGCAATTTGCCGTGCGCCAGCGCCTCAAGCTGTTCTATCGCCCGCCTGGGCTTGTGGGAAGCTCGTCCGAGGCCGTGCAGCAATTGGTGTGGAGCCGCGCCGATGAGCAATCGGTAACCGTCACCAATCCAACCGCGTTTCATCTGTCCCTGGTGGATGTGCAGAGCGATTCCGGCGGCCAGGTTCAGGCGCTGGATGACTACATATTGCTCAAGCCCGGTGAACGCAAAGTCTTCACCACCAAGGCCCCCATCAGCGCCGGAAGCCAAATCAACTTTACCGAAATCACCGATATCGGCTTGCAGGCCCGCCATCGTGCGGCCCTCAAGTGA